The following proteins are co-located in the Eublepharis macularius isolate TG4126 chromosome 5, MPM_Emac_v1.0, whole genome shotgun sequence genome:
- the LOC129331461 gene encoding complement factor H-related protein 1-like, producing the protein MIWVKYIILVLLWTCCNSQNVCEEPPEVDFGEMVSDEKVAYQKSDRVQYRCYPGYALEGPDWITCEGPQWTSPPKCLASCSITRQQLEAKNLLLSGGRRRSHVIGNNQTLEFLCREGYILSAPSVRKCIDGNMDLPSCISERGKKCSRPPSVANGDTITLSQKEYTSGSSVEFRCQRYYAMEGHSRSFCDNGNWTKVPVCLEPCVISLAELERRKMGVKLRSNEDEFQTLYLPHGDSVEFNCKPGHSLATNLSQSAFEIQCRGGPIVYPECKAIKCDPPRLANGTFRPERTVYQDGDLIKIECDHRVQTAETQTIAECTRNGWSPPPQCNAGGNCGHPPSIQNGDVLNPLQAQYAPGTTLQYKCQFLYVMNGNSQVRCENGHWTEAPTCIDATCTISEVDMAQNNIQLKWTNDKKLYSESGDAVEFICKWHYRKDPSSPPFRTQCIEGKVTYPRCI; encoded by the exons ATGATTTGGGTGAAATATATCATTCTAGTGCTCCTATGGACATGTTGTAATTCCCAAAATG TGTGTGAAGAACCACCTGAAGTTGATTTTGGAGAGATGGTAAGTGACGAAAAAGTTGCGTATCAGAAAAGTGATAGAGTACAATATAGGTGCTACCCTGGATATGCCTTGGAAGGGCCTGATTGGATAACATGTGAAGGACCACAGTGGACCTCTCCACCAAAGTGTTTGG caTCTTGTAGTATCACAAGGCAGCAGCTGGAAGCCAAAAACCTCCTTTTGTCTGGTGGCCGAAGACGTTCCCATGTGATTGGAAATAATCAGACGCTAGAGTTCTTGTGCAGGGAAGGATATATCCTCTCAGCTCCTTCAGTTAGGAAATGTATTGATGGGAACATGGATTTGCCATCCTGTATCTCTG aaagagggaaaaaatgtagCCGCCCACCAAGTGTTGCGAATGGGGACACCATAACTTTATCTCAGAAAGAGTACACATCTGGATCTTCGGTAGAATTCAGATGCCAACGATATTATGCAATGGAAGGACATAGCAGATCTTTCTGTGACAACGGGAACTGGACAAAAGTGCCTGTCTGCTTAG AGCCCTGTGTTATTTCATTGGCTGAACTAGAAAGGCGGAAAATGGGTGTGAAACTGAGGTCAAACGAGGATGAGTTTCAAACTCTGTACCTTCCACACGGTGATTCTGTTGAATTTAATTGTAAACCTGGACATAGCTTGGCAACAAATCTTTCCCAGTCTGCTTTTGAAATCCAGTGCAGAGGAGGGCCAATTGTGTATCCTGAATGTAAAG CAATTAAATGTGATCCTCCAAGATTGGCTAATGGTACTTTCAGACCCGAGAGGACAGTTTACCAGGATGGGGATCTAATTAAGATTGAGTGTGACCATAGAGTGCAAACAGCTGAGACGCAAACGATTGCAGAATGTACAAGGAATGGATGGTCTCCACCACCACAATGCA ATGCTGGAGGAAACTGTGGCCATCCTCCCTCTATTCAAAATGGAGATGTCCTCAACCCTCTTCAAGCACAGTATGCACCGGGCACAACATTACAATATAAATGCCAATTCTTGTATGTAATGAATGGAAACTCTCAAGTACGTTGTGAAAATGGTCATTGGACAGAAGCTCCAACATGCATAG ATGCAACATGTACAATATCTGAAGTAGATATGGCACAAAACAACATTCAGTTGAAGTGGACAAATGATAAAAAACTATATTCAGAATCAGGAGATGCAGTGGAATTTATATGTAAATGGCACTATCGGAAGGACCCATCTTCCCCTCCCTTCAGAACACAATGTATAGAAGGCAAGGTGACATATCCAAGATGTATCT ag